tacaccgttgaacagatctcgaccagaggaatcggaatatgccaagaaaatatgttcaagcactgtacattttggagaaaattggcaaaatttaaatttttactgtaggaaggtccattttttattattgctaattgtttatggcatccaacaattcaaataattttcaattgttgccctgtatcattccactttaaaaatcaagaacCAAAAATATATCAGATTTGCATTAAACGAAAGCAGACGTGCAAAAGCAGCTTTCCCGGCACTCTATTTAATGGAAAAGGCTCATTTGTCCAGCAGGCTGGCGGTTGACAGAGCGATTTTCCCTCTCTTCGTCTGTCTATCAGCATGAGCCGCgtttgcattattatttgctcggAAAATGGGTTGTCGCTTATTCAGCGCGATCTGTCCGGCCATCCATCagagggagagagagcgagagagcccCCGGAGGAACGGAGATCGCGGTAGTCAGTGCGTCGGGGGCTGGTCATGGCGAAGGTGGTGGCCTCGATTAAAGCCATCGTCACCAGGGTGGTGTTCGGCAGCCACGGTCTGCTCGCCATCTGGCAGGTCACCATCCTCAAGAAGGAGCTCTACTTCTGGTACCTCTCGGCACCGGTGCTGCTCCTCTTCTTCGAGGGCATTTTCACGTTGACCATCAAGCGCAGCCAGGAGTGGAAATGGTAAAACcgaattttaaagttttaaagcTGAGCATAGGATTTAACTCTTTCAGGAtttatttaaacgtttttgATTGAGGCGAATTTATACTTGAACCCCACAAATAAACCgcaaaaaactttaaaaaaattccataaccttgattaaaaagtttacAAGTGGATTGTTGATTCATAAATCTCTTTACCGGATGGCGTGAAGTCTTAAGAAaacatttacttaaaattaggTGGGAATtttcagcagtttttttttcaaaaattaattttgtgaggGTTTGATATCTACATAGCTGTGGCAGTGCCTTTACCCAGCAGTAACCTTTGACAAAtgattggatttttatttttgcatcaatttttgagcgatttttgcatcactctaatttgagtttaattttgtgaGACGTTGCTGATAAAAATGCACTGCGCTACAGCGATATAGAGATTGCTCTGTTGGAGATTTATAAACTAATTTAGATGGATCTAcactttttgaataaatatatatccaGAGAGACATGCAAAATGATCAATGTTACACATGACTTTACAACTTTCAGgtcaatttttcatgcaaGATATTAAGCCCAAATCTTgtgtttttggaattttttgtatgaaaacaaaatataaatttttaatgatgttttttcatattttatttcttaaattttcaaaatcttttaacAAGGCATTTTGGAAATGCTGTATAATTTAGCCAGtatgttttttttcatcacaaaaaaaatcgaccGTTTTTATGGTGTTTTGAAAGGTTCAAGTGCACTTAAGACGGTTTAAAGATGGATTAAGTGAGGACATTTAGAGACCCACCCTAAAAAACAGACGACCATCGTCTTATTTATCTATCAAACCTTcacagaaataaaatcatgtaTGTTATTCAGGCTattaactcattttttatttattatatgaTTTATTTGAGGAATTAATCAAAACCCtacttttattataaaattatgaacCCAATGAATTAGTTTATTCAATGTTACACAGTGTGAATCGAGTTCCTTCttcgaatttttttagaagtttatttattattaaatctaTGGACCCTTAAGATATCGAACTTTCTCACAaaagtgattaaaatatttgtttgattgcgatgaaatttaatttatacaaaCGTTTTTTgacgagaaaaattgattactTCAGGTTCCAAAAATCCAACAAgttttttccattgaaaatGCTATAGATGCAACTCATCAGCTCAATGAAAAACTCCTCTAATTTGTTGTTATacgtgaaattaataattgaatattatcAAAACATATGACTTTTATAAAgtaaaagctgaaaaatttaatcgattGAGAGAAACTTCATGAAATGCAgaattcaaagttttttaatttaacgaaaatcaattttcccatTCCGGCCCTGAGAGTGACCTTAACCTTTAGTTCGCACTCCACTgccaaaacatattttgaaaacgaCGCGTTCTCTTTGTTTTACCTTGGTAcaagtaattatattttggcaCGTCGTGTTGTGGCTTTCAAGAAAGCTCTTGTTCACTCGTATGTTCTTTTCAAAGGGTCGGCCGCTGATGGTGTTGACACTATCTAATCCGTCAAAAGAAGAAAGCCGTCATAAATACACAACAGCCTTGGTGTAACTCTTTAcagattttctctctctctctctctctcgtgcaaTTTTTGGCTCGCGCCGCAAAGCCCTCAAATTGATGTGTTTGTTTCTCCATCACGCCGCGCGATTACGATTCTTCGCGTACGCGCGGATCACGGGCAACTCGCAGTTTTGCCGCGTGAAGCGGATGGCATAACCACGGCCTCTGCAGGCGTTTGCTCTGAATCGCTAACACGAGCGGCTTGTGCAATAAATTAGCCGGCTCTTTTGGCACGCCGCGACTTGGGATTTTTCTTaaggtcaaattttaattcctacTAGCATTATTTCCACGTTTCTACGACTCTAATAAcacgttaaataaaataaagcgtGTGATGATGTGATTGACCTAGTTTCCGAATAATTCAGATTCCTTTGCTCGGCCTGCTTTAATTCGTCATGTCAAGCGCGTCTTTTGTTAGCGAAACTCGATCGGCTAAAAGCCATTCATGCGCTTTTGTCCTCGAACGTGATGTCAATCCATTTCACAGGTTCTGTCCGAGCGTTTTTCTCTACCTGGGAAGCGTCGTCCCTGCCATTTGGCTCCTCGAACTCGATAAAATCGACAAAAAGTACAAAGGCGGCGCCGGATTGAATGCAACCACTCTCGAAGGGCTGCACAAATTGGATCAACTTTTAGGGGttggagatttttaattaaaacgtttttctggcaaattattaatatttttttaaaatttcagcctCATGTGCAAATCACCGCGCTGAACATTTCCCCAGACACATGGCTGACCTTGATCGAGCAGTTTTTGatgctgattttgattttgggcCGGTGGATGCTGCCCAAAGGAGACCTGACCAGGGATCAACTTTCGCAGCTGTTGCTTGTCTACATCGGAACTGCGGCTGACATCATAGAATTTTTCGATACATTTCAGGCATAACCTCAATAAACTAAATAGTTcgatattattataattctgCAGGATGAGACGATTGGAAGACATCCGGTTCTGCCCTTTTTAACCCTGGCAATTTGGTCCTGGAGTTTACTGCAATTCACGGTTGTGTTGACAGCAACGAAATCGTCGAGGCGTTCGAGGATTTCGGCTCCAGTCCagaatgcaaacaaaaagaagaaaaaggggAAGAAGAGTCGCAACCGAAAAGGGTTGGCCGCATATTGCTGTTCAGTCGACGTCTGGGCTATcgtcattaatattttactccaAGATGCGCCTTTTGTCATCTTTAggtaagaatttattttttatatacatCTGTCTTACATGAAATTACATTACAGAGCCCTTCTCATTGGATATTACAAAATCATCAGTTacatgaacatttttttcaccTGCAAAAACACGTTGGTAATCGCCCTTCAGCTGTATCGGCTCTACGTAGTATTTGCAGAGAAAAGAAATACGTTAAAGAAGCAAAAGAAGAAAAGGCGGAGCAAGAGGGACCCATCGCCCGACATTTCTCTCGTCCTGGCCGCTATTGAATCTTCAGGCGGTGGAAAATACGGATTCGACATGGGACCGTTTCCAAAACCAAAGAAAAAAGGTCACActgaattgaccagttgtataaacccttagttattgaagacgccaacagatggcgcaaccacagactttcttaaaaattttgttttaagcggttttaaggcattttcactgcgatttcagactcaatctagctattttgctttttttaattaatttgctttttttgacgtgctgaaaaccaaaatcggttcaaccATTctccgtagaaacgttggaaaatattttttttcaaaaaatagttttccacgattctacggcgattggctgaaccgattttggttttcagcacgtcaaaaaatagcaaattaattgaagaatgcacagtagctagattgagtctgaaatcgcagcggaagtgccttaaaatcgaaagtctacggtggcgccatctgttggcggcttcgaacacttagggtttatgcaactggtgaatttaaaaaaaataaatagccttCCTCCCCCAGAAAATCATGTAATGGCAAACCTCCCTCAGGTTTTGCGTTATAGTTGAACCTTTAAATATCTCAGGTCGAAATtcgttgaatttaatatttatcacaAGGTAGAcaaatctgcatttttttcttctaaaatctAAGTTTTCAGACGGCTTTGACTTTGATCCTAGCtgagatatttttgtaattttagcgTCCATGACGTACTGAACAATTTGTGGTCATTGACCAACTTTAAGGTCCAAGGTCGAGTACACAAAACGTCGctggaaagttaaaataaggaagacaaagtttttcaaacattaaaattgaaaaaattgtgtattaTGGTTTCTATCTTCTTTCGAACTATCCACCCGGCCTAAAAACCTTAACACACTCTGAAACTTGCTAAGTTTTGCCCAGATTTTGAGTTTTATACGTATTTTGCCAACGGGACTAATTTTTACTGCATCTTATTGTACCATTTTgttcatgaaaaatttgcCTTACCTCATTGTAGCTGCatagttttcaaatttgcacgcacacttttcctcgttttggaattttccacCGACGCACCATTCACGAATCACTGCCTAAAACTGCatactctctttctctctctcttggaTTCAAACTTCAAACAGGCAGCAAGCAACGAAACACTGGCCATAGTTCGACCTCTTGCTCCGAGATGCTGGGAGTCGCTTCCAATCCAGCCAGTCGCCTTGACACCGGGGGTCAAAGGGTGAGCATCGTCAGATGTTGTCAACAAATTTCTGCCAGCGCGCAAACCgaactgcatttttttgcaagcagataaaacaaaaattgatgtttataCAGGCGCGGAGAAAGTCGCTGAGTGCGAACGATTTGCGTGAACTGGAGATGGGCGGGGACGACGAGTACCTGAGCGGTGATGACCAGGAAACTGCTCGTTTTGAAGAAGAGGAACAGAGCAGcgacgaggaggaggaggaggaccAAGAAGACGCGTCATTTTCCGAGGAAGAACACGATCCGATGGACGAATTCACTCCAGCGCAGATAAGCACCATTCTCAACGCGGCAGCAGTAAACTCAAAGAGAAGGTAATAACGCTTAATACagagaacagaaaaattttaaatttcgttaataataaattgataaaaatcccGGGGttgttacaaaaaattgtctaGATCTGTAAGATCAttaatggtttttttttatagaattaattttgattgacaGTAGAGCGACAGTAGCACCTGCAAAAGGTTCAAGGCAAGATACTGGATACTCGACGGCAACTTCTAGTTCCAGGTCACGAGTTTCAGTACGTGAgacttttacattttttaaaattataaataataaatgtgagtgtttttttttctttaaaaatcaaagggCAAGAAAAACATCAAGTCGAGACCATCGTCAGCCCACTCAACGCCTGGAAGATCTAACaggtaaataataatgattacTTTTTACTACAATCAGTTCAATTTTGCGGTTTGAAATTAAGTGGTTTACATATTCTTTGTTATAAAGTAGAGAAAAAACTGACGTGTGAGGTTgcacgttttagtttttttttcttttcgggGTCGAATGGTAACTTTTAATGGCTGGGGCCATTCCCAATCAAAATTGACAACGGTTTTAACAAACTTCAGCAAGATTTGGACGATTTTCGACATTTTAAACTTCTTTAAGAAATGCGAATAATActgatagttaaatttttcagtttaagaGATTTCAGTTCGTAAAAATCAATGGTTGACGAATTCAGACAGTTATTCAGAATCCTGGAAACCTGAGagattatgaaaataataattattaacattcATTTCTTATTGCATGGAAAACTGCTTTTTTCTACGATGAAAacaatgtaaaattatttgacaagtcttaaaaacaaacgattgtgttgcaaaatttaaatattttggcgtTTTGTtaaccaattaattaaaattgctataatttaatttaaagttggAGAACATGTCGAAAGTCGAGGATagtaaaaatctcaatttcaaCCAACGAGGCGAAACCTGAAAGTTTTTTCCATAATCAGAAATGGCTTCCGCCTTCCTcgtgtgaaatttaaagaaaaaaataatattaggaTTGAgtttaagaggaaaaaagttcaagaaaataagaaaacttCGATGGAAATGCCAATATAGTTGAGTTTGATGCGGacttaatttcttgaaattccgtGATCCGTGATTCATGCTCAGCAGAGCGCGaaccagaaaataaattagaaaagctTAACGCATAGCTTCTGTTGATTTgtttgtcaaattattttcaaacttaagAGTCTTCATTCTTCATTCACGCTGGATTACATTTCACAATTAATCATTTGGAGTTTATTTAAGATAGAGTTTGAACTTAAGCTAAACTATGCGATTatcaattgaataaaaatagcgTCCAATTTTCCAGTTTAACTATCAGACAATCTAGaccataataattatttccctgaatttgttttaattaattgccagAGTGACGAAAAAGAAGGGATCAGGAGGTCGTCGAACCGCCGGCAACACGATGGACGAGCAGATCTGACAGAGGAGGGCCGCGATCGCCAGTTTGTTCCTGCTGTTTGGTCTGATCCTGGGTCTGTGCATGCTGCTCATCCACGGCGGCATCACTCCGGAGGGCATCGTGCTCAGCAGGTTTCCGGCTCGGAGCAGGGCCTCCCTGGCCAAcggctcattgtcagaacAGCTTCATCCGAATAAGAAATCGGAGCGCGTTACCACGAGCGGCTCCGTTTTGGGAGACGAGGAATTGCTTATGTGAGACGTACGCGGCGCGACTCCAATAACAAACGCGATAGAATCACAAACAAAGGGAAAGTAGTGGTGAATGGAAGCAGGCAGCGCAGTCTGCGGGCGTTCGGCCGCTCGCTTTTTGCGTGGGATTGTTTTAACGTCTTCAGCCTGTTGCTAATGTTCTCCCCCGCGACTCTGAATGAAGTGGAACGTAATTTAAACATGAATCAGCATGCAAATAGACGCGTGCTCTTTCTCAATGTTCTGTTGTTGCAAATTATGATGCTCTGCTCCTCGAATTAGGGGCACACACATGTGTTTTGCAATTCGTTGCCTCGGACAGCCTTGAGATGTACTTATTAGACACGCATTCTCATTCGATTTGTTAGCacttccaaattttattggcTTTTTTACTGGTGCTtggggctgtgaattttagacggtgcGTTTAAGCAAAATTTACGGATAGTTTGAGGAGCAAATTGTtggttttagacggttttgtTGGACATCAtactagaggtctcagccagccggaAAATTTTGGTTCACGTGGGCAGCCACCAGTCAACCACCGaggaaaaagggtcaaaaataaaaaagggcaggagaaaaatgtcttccggccCTTCGGGGACagttaaagaccgtctttgaggaaatttctgagctcaccaatcaattcttgagggtcgaattgggtaaaatggacattttttccgaccaaaaagtgcagtgcgacgtgcgaactttttttcccgccaaaacaatatgaatgcgagaagtgcgcatgtgTCAGAGCAATTGTAGAGAGACTACCTGTACGaattgtcagatccagccatctctgacgcatgcgcacttctcgcattcatattgttttggcgggaaaaaaagttcgcacgtcgcgatggactttttggtcggaaaaaacatccacattacctaattcgaacctcaagaatcgattggtgagctcagaaactccGTCAAACACGGTCTTTAAGCGCCAGCCGcaggtgaaaatggccagccaccAGACAAAATATTGTGCTAAGCCAGTCCCGCCAGCCGCAGCCTTAAATCTTGCGGCTGAGATCCCTACGACACACTgcatgaaatttgtaaaaaatgtcaatcatTGGATATTCGCAGCCCTATGAATACgctatttttgaaacaaaataaattgaaaaatatatcgcATGGTAAATAGGCAAAGCAAATTCCTTGTTATGcttgaaatgatttaaaattagcagcagtcttaaatttccattgcctaaatttaactaaacaCTCACGAAGCACGTGAAGCTCTTCACAGGAAACCAATCTAAATGCCAGACATTCCCAGCCGCACAAGAAGTAAAAGGGCGCAATCCGCGCCAGAAGCACTACTTTTTCAACTCTATAATATTTCGAGGAAAAGGCTAAAAATGAGGTTGAATCACAAAAGTAAATTCTCTAGCCGTGATTTCATACATATTTCTCTTTGGGTGCGAAAACACACGGTTGTTTTGAGCATCCTCGCCACGCTCTCTTCTTTTTATATCAATGGCTAAATTTAGCCGTGTTGTCAGCACATTCGTCGAAGCGCGTCGATTTGCTTATTTGGCCTATTTACCGATtctgcgtgcgtgtgtgttagGTTAGGTGCGCACTTCCGCTGCTTCCGGCTTTCTATTTAGGCGCTCGCTTTTATctcaaagtaaaataaactGGACGAGCGCGGCTTATGTTTACTTTTTAACGGCTTGAGTCACGTTGATGCAGGTTAGAGATATACAGAACATAAACAGACAAGCTAAATTAGGTTCCCACATAATGAGAACGCTAGGCCTGAGATTGCTTAACGGATTTCATCTTTACTGACTTGGTCCATTAttcactgaaaaataatatatgtagcTGCTATGTTCAGCACTGTGTAAgaaattaggtaaaatatattgttaaataaacttttacgcacaaataaaatttgttaacatAGATcagaattgtattttaatgttaatttatgTACTTTGTTCCCTGCTCTTCCGAGGACATTtcaatctaattaaaaattattaaattaaactcaaaGTAGTCAGCGCTCACTCTCTTTTATGTACACTTTCTCTTAACAGATTCATTTACCATCGCAATTGTAAGtcatgttttcaaattaaagtggaatgatactgggcaacaattgaaaattatttaaattattggatgccataaacaattgattgataaacaatttgttgaacaatttgcaataataaaaaagaccttcctaaagtaaaaattcaaattttgccaattttctccaaaatttagagtgcttgaacatattttcttggcatattccgattcctctggtcgagatctgtccaattgtgtatgccacttattggggaaactcttggttttgaaattaaatcggatttcaagtaaggagacagccattaccatttgaaaaacaattttctcaaaaaattacagcgcttcttaggtcaatttaggctttaactgaattctaagggacgagtttatgcattggcaacaagcattttccaggcttttgcagtatcattcctctttaataaaaataaagccgTGAGCCGTGACCTGTTCTTAAATtttcggacagggataaaaagcaaaaataaaaaaaatcctgcagGAATTCAAGAAAAGAATACACGAGTGATGCAAATGAGcacaagatatttttaaaattgaaatatacgTGCACCTTGAACACGATACATTTAATTTGTCGTCACAAGTGCATTTGGCAGAGGCCGGCGCGGCCCGCAGACACAAAAATGCACTCTAAATTCGACTGGCTCCGATGGCCAAGAGCATCTCCAAGGCTAATTGCTAcagcaggagcagcagcagccgccgccaccgccgccgccacgaCAAAAACAACATTCCCGCACACTCCAATAAGGCgcagaatatttttcagcagGATCGGCCGCGCAGATTGGAACGGAGAGAAAAGAGTGTGTGTGGAAATGAAATGATGGTTCCGCGGGCGCCATCCGcgcttgtgtgtgtgcgcgtgtttattaataaacatCCATTCCGTGGCGCGCGTCACCGTCGCCGCCGGCCGagcttttcttttaattgcacATGTGGTGAGTGTGATTTAAAGAGGGCCCATTTGGCACTAACCCCGACACGGTGCCGGCTCCAAACACGGAGTCAGGATTTGCAGCCGAATTTTCGCAGTTTTTTACGTTGTTTTAAGCCCCTAATTTAATTGCTGAAGGTTTAAAAGCTCTGGTTTAAAATatcagttgattttttacttactatgtaataaaataatacttcaCAGTCTGTCATGCagcaaattattgaaaatttttaaaccaccaacgtttttaaaaatattccaagtaAGTCAGtaagagtaaaattttccagacatgaaaaattattggccaaaagctaaaaaatatggagaaatatttatttcaaagccCTTAACCTTTAGTAATATTTTGCTCAGGCCAAAGCAACCTAcgtaaaattttcatccctCTGTTATTATTTTCGTGAGAGTCATAGGATTAAtaacaagtttaaaattttatttttccagagccCAGGTGTAACAGTGGCCCTTTGGAATGCacctaattttattataaaaaattaattcggcTACAAATCTCGGCTCATATGGCTGCGCTTTCCTCGCTGCTATACCAACTGGAGGCGCACTTTTTCATCTGGCGCGCGCACGCGGTTGTTTTGGCTGCCTGGACTTGTCAGACGACTTGCCGGCGTAAATCTCACTAGGCCCCCTATCAGTCGTTGGCTAATTTCAGTTTTGGCGCCACCGAGATCATTTTTTTGCCTCCTGTCGAGTGCCTAGCTTTTGCCGCGTCTCGGGGGCGGCAAGATAAATTTCATCCTCCGTTTAAATCAAGCGCGCTCACAGCCTTTTTCTGCGCGGCGTCGTTGAATTatgtgcttttaaatgaaagcaGTACTTAGGCGTGGCTCTTAGTGAAATTACATTTGCGCTCAAGGGTGACAGAGAAAAACGAGTCAAGTTCAGCCGTTTTGTCTAGCCAGCCAACCTAATTTTCACTATTCTGTAAAGTAAAtgtgttgtttgttgtttcaaattcggagagtttatatttatttctatcttGGATCTGACCGATAcacgaaccaattttatttttgcaggagGTTTGGCAACAGGGTAGATAATTGGTTAAAAGGGCTGTTTATTTAGCATTCTATACCGTAAATGTATATagcagcgggagccagatgtgctataaaattggttcccactgcgcagatccaagatggcgtctgaatgtgggaaacaaaaagctctctttggattgccgtacgagtgtcaagagttggtttttacgatccaaaagacaaatgcaaaattatgtcataatattgacgaaaacttgcttcttttcgcgcattttcacgtgaccgtgttttcgcgccatactccaccatgccatatctgcgcgtctgGGACCCCGCTGGTATATAgcatttttggaataattaaaaaaacataaccAATCAACGCGGTATCAAGTCCCACTAAATTTTTAGACTCTTTAAGACGCTATAAAGCACATAAAAAGTTGGACCACCAATTTCAAGCAGTTTAATCAATTGATCAGTTATGAGTTATTATGATTTCACCCATTTTGAAGTtccaaggaaaaataaatgt
The nucleotide sequence above comes from Cloeon dipterum chromosome X, ieCloDipt1.1, whole genome shotgun sequence. Encoded proteins:
- the LOC135945918 gene encoding transmembrane protein 26 — its product is MAKVVASIKAIVTRVVFGSHGLLAIWQVTILKKELYFWYLSAPVLLLFFEGIFTLTIKRSQEWKWFCPSVFLYLGSVVPAIWLLELDKIDKKYKGGAGLNATTLEGLHKLDQLLGPHVQITALNISPDTWLTLIEQFLMLILILGRWMLPKGDLTRDQLSQLLLVYIGTAADIIEFFDTFQDETIGRHPVLPFLTLAIWSWSLLQFTVVLTATKSSRRSRISAPVQNANKKKKKGKKSRNRKGLAAYCCSVDVWAIVINILLQDAPFVIFRALLIGYYKIISYMNIFFTCKNTLVIALQLYRLYVVFAEKRNTLKKQKKKRRSKRDPSPDISLVLAAIESSGGGKYGFDMGPFPKPKKKGSKQRNTGHSSTSCSEMLGVASNPASRLDTGGQRARRKSLSANDLRELEMGGDDEYLSGDDQETARFEEEEQSSDEEEEEDQEDASFSEEEHDPMDEFTPAQISTILNAAAVNSKRSRATVAPAKGSRQDTGYSTATSSSRSRVSGKKNIKSRPSSAHSTPGRSNRVTKKKGSGGRRTAGNTMDEQI